Part of the bacterium genome is shown below.
GCTATGGACTCTTTACGGAAAAGTGAGGAGAGATATCGTGGTATTGTGGAAAATCTGCCTGTTCTCATCTGCCGTTTCCTGCCGGTAACAGCAGTAATAACCTATGTCAATGACGAATACTGCAGATATTTTAACAAAAACCGTGAAGACCTGATAGGGCACAGTTTTCTCGAACTGGTGCCTGAGGAGGAACACGAATTGATCAGGGCGCATTTCAAGGCTCTGAACCGTGACAATCCTGTTGCATCGTACGAGCATATGGTTATTACACCGGCAGGGGAACGTTTTCAGTATTGGACAGATCACGCTCTTTTCGATGAACTCGGCACTGTCATTGAATACCAGTCCATCGGGGAAGACATAACGGAGAGAAATCAGGCCGAGGAAGCCCTCAGAAATTCCAAGCGACGCCTCGCAGACATCATCAACTTCCTGCCGGAAGCGGCTTTTGTAATCGACCGTGAGGGAAAAGTAATCGCATGGAACCGTGCCATAGAAGAGCTGACCGGATGTAAAACGAAAGATATTCTTGGAAAAGGGAATTATGAATATTCAAAGTACTTTTACAGAAAACCGCGGCCGATTCTGATTGACCTCGTGAACAAGCCGGAAGATGAAATCGAAAAGAAATACTCATATATTTCGAGAGAAGGCAACTCTCTTGTGGCGGAAATCTTTATCCCGGAAATGAAAGGCGGTATTTACCTCTGGGGTAAAGCTTCGCCTCTTTACAACTCCGACGGGAGCGTTGTCGGAGCGATAGAGACCATCCACGATATTACCGCCAGCAAGAGGGCTGAAGAAGCGCTCAAGGCATCGGAAGAAAAGATGCGTCTCATCAACGAATCTTCTCCCATAGCGATCAGAATCAGTCAGCGCGGAAGGTATGTTTATGCCAACATGGCTTGTGTCAGAATGTACGGATATGAGAAAGTCGATGAGATTCTCGATATTCCTCTTGAGATGCTGTATCCCCCCGAAAAGAGGGATTCTGTTTTAAGGATATTCGGAGAAAAAATTGCCGGTCGTGATACCCCTGTCTTTTTTGAAACAATCGGACAGAAAAAGAGCGGAGAGCGATTCGATATAAACGTATGGCTGACGGGGCTCGAATACCAGGGAGAATACTCTTTATTGACTTTCACCGTCGATACAAGTTCAGAAAAGCGCCTGAGATCGCAACTTTTCCAGGCGCAGAAAATGGAGGCTGTCGGTACTCTGGCCAGCGGTGTTGCACATGACTTCAACAATCTCCTTCAGGCAGTCCGCGGGTACGCCGAACTTCTCCTGATAGAGAGCACGAGAAATGATCCCGACTGCCATGAACTCCAGGAGATCATGCACGCAGCTGCGCGAGGTTCCGAGCTGACCCGTCAGCTCCTCACCTTCAGCCGTAAAGTGGAGAGTATACTCCAGCCGGTGGATGTGAACCGCGAAATACTCAATATCGAGAAGCTTCTGTCGCGGACTATCCCGAAGATGATAAAAATCGAGCTCAATCTCGGGGCGGACCTCATGACGGTCAACGCCGATCCCGTACAGCTTGAACAGGTACTTATGAACCTTGCGGTCAATGCCAAGGATGCCATGCCCGACGGGGGCAGGCTGGCGATTGCCACGGGTAATACGGAGCTTGACAGGGAGTGTTGCAAACAATATCCCGGAATGAAGCCCGGAAAGTACGTACGCCTCACGGTATCGGATTCCGGGTGTGGAATGGACAGGGAGACTATGGAGCACATTTTCGAACCCTTTTATACCACAAAGGGAATCGGAAAAGGAACCGGTCTGGGCCTGGCCATGGTCTATGGTATCATCGAGAATCACGGCGGTTCCATCGCGTGTAACAGCGAACCCGGGCGGGGAACAAGCTTTGATATCTATCTGCCGGCTATTGAACATCAGGAGAAAGCACCTGAAGAAAAAGTGACAGATTCTCCCATCAAGGGAGGAAGTGAAGTTATCCTGCTCGTGGATGATGAGAAAGCAATCCGTGAAATGGCCCAAAAAATGCTTAACAAGTTTGGATACACCACATTATTATCACAGGATGGCGAACATGCTCTGGAGTGTTATCGGGAGAATAAAGAAAAGATCGATCTCGTCATTCTGGACATGGTCATGCCCGGAATGGGCGGAGGTAAATGCCTGCAGGAGCTTCTCAGGATCAATCCGGAGGTCAGGATCATAATCGTAAGCGGATATTCATCTGAACTCTATGCTACAGACTCCATAAAAACCGGGGCGAAAGGAATCATGAGCAAACCCTATTCTTTCAGGGA
Proteins encoded:
- a CDS encoding PAS domain S-box protein, whose amino-acid sequence is MFTGSVIAYLQGEEYFEGETINLTFDGRYINILSHISFLPEFDIALATITDITDFKRTLEELNLSKQELVIRNTIANIFLTVPDEEMYGEVLDYILKMMDSKYGIFGYIDEYGNLVIPSLTRDIWGKCKIPDKTIVFPPEKWGGLWGRALREMKSFYSNDGPFHVPAGHISIDRFLTVPIIFREKVIGLLSLANRETDYTEDDEQLMETIAGYIAPILNARLQRDRQDSARKKAENELRLNKERYSAILNATLETLILADSNGIILTVNSTGAQRLNRTPDELIGLGIHGLFDDMEQRGKLYFDKVVRTGKPAHFENIRKGIYFHINFYPVLNQYGKVEAVAVFAQDITGLKQAMDSLRKSEERYRGIVENLPVLICRFLPVTAVITYVNDEYCRYFNKNREDLIGHSFLELVPEEEHELIRAHFKALNRDNPVASYEHMVITPAGERFQYWTDHALFDELGTVIEYQSIGEDITERNQAEEALRNSKRRLADIINFLPEAAFVIDREGKVIAWNRAIEELTGCKTKDILGKGNYEYSKYFYRKPRPILIDLVNKPEDEIEKKYSYISREGNSLVAEIFIPEMKGGIYLWGKASPLYNSDGSVVGAIETIHDITASKRAEEALKASEEKMRLINESSPIAIRISQRGRYVYANMACVRMYGYEKVDEILDIPLEMLYPPEKRDSVLRIFGEKIAGRDTPVFFETIGQKKSGERFDINVWLTGLEYQGEYSLLTFTVDTSSEKRLRSQLFQAQKMEAVGTLASGVAHDFNNLLQAVRGYAELLLIESTRNDPDCHELQEIMHAAARGSELTRQLLTFSRKVESILQPVDVNREILNIEKLLSRTIPKMIKIELNLGADLMTVNADPVQLEQVLMNLAVNAKDAMPDGGRLAIATGNTELDRECCKQYPGMKPGKYVRLTVSDSGCGMDRETMEHIFEPFYTTKGIGKGTGLGLAMVYGIIENHGGSIACNSEPGRGTSFDIYLPAIEHQEKAPEEKVTDSPIKGGSEVILLVDDEKAIREMAQKMLNKFGYTTLLSQDGEHALECYRENKEKIDLVILDMVMPGMGGGKCLQELLRINPEVRIIIVSGYSSELYATDSIKTGAKGIMSKPYSFRELLTTVRKILDQDEEKNR